In a single window of the Gossypium hirsutum isolate 1008001.06 chromosome A13, Gossypium_hirsutum_v2.1, whole genome shotgun sequence genome:
- the LOC107893150 gene encoding protein VAPYRIN, with product MDRLISLEPSNLVAVRIELGQKCFGELTLRNVMFTMPVAFRLQPVNKGRYTVKPQSGIIVPLGTLTVEIVYHLPPGSFLPDSFPFTDDSFLLHSVVVPGAAMKDSTSSYDAVPNEWFTTRKKQVFIDSGVKIMFVGSPVLVQLVMDGSMDEIREVLDRSDPSWRPADSVDSHGQSLLHVAIAQSRPDIVQLLLEFEPDIEFQSRYGSTPLEAASGCGEELIVELLLAHKAIPDRSESSSRGPIHLATIGGYFEVLRLLLLKGANVDALTKDGNTALHLAVENRRRDCTRLLLANGADPSVRNTRDGDTALHVAAGLGDEQMVKLLLQKGVNKDIRNKTGKTAYDVAAEHGHMRLFDALKLGDNLCLAARKGEVRAIQRLIENGAAINGRDQHGWTALHRASFKGRTDAVKILIDKGIDIDSRDEDGYTALHCAVESGHAEVVELLVKKGADVESRANKGVKPLQIADSLHYVGISRILIHGGATTTGGMPRVSAMPDSVPFGNGKIGKEIETKKAPMKRRPTKARAVRGSFDRSLPLAVI from the coding sequence atgGATAGGCTTATTAGTTTGGAACCTTCAAACCTCGTTGCAGTTCGTATTGAGTTAGGCCAGAAATGTTTCGGCGAGCTTACTTTACGTAATGTTATGTTCACCATGCCGGTGGCTTTCCGGTTGCAGCCGGTGAACAAGGGCCGGTATACTGTCAAGCCCCAATCGGGTATCATAGTACCGCTTGGGACGTTAACGGTGGAGATTGTTTATCATCTTCCTCCTGGTTCGTTTCTCCCGGACTCGTTCCCTTTCACCGACGATTCTTTCCTCCTCCACAGTGTGGTGGTTCCCGGTGCGGCGATGAAAGACTCGACGTCGAGCTACGATGCGGTTCCCAATGAGTGGTTCACCACGCGGAAGAAGCAAGTGTTCATCGACAGTGGTGTGAAGATCATGTTTGTTGGCTCACCAGTTTTGGTTCAGCTTGTGATGGATGGTTCCATGGATGAAATTCGTGAAGTTCTTGACCGTAGTGACCCATCATGGAGGCCAGCTGACTCAGTTGATTCCCATGGTCAAAGCTTGCTTCATGTCGCCATTGCTCAAAGTAGACCAGATATTGTCCAATTATTGCTTGAATTCGAACCTGATATCGAGTTTCAAAGCCGGTATGGTTCGACCCCACTTGAAGCTGCTTCGGGGTGCGGTGAAGAGCTGATCGTCGAGCTTCTTTTGGCTCATAAGGCTATCCCAGATCGATCCGAGTCCTCGAGTCGGGGTCCGATTCATTTAGCCACCATCGGTGGCTATTTTGAGGTACTCAGGCTTCTTTTGCTTAAAGGGGCTAACGTTGATGCACTCACAAAAGATGGCAACACTGCCTTACACCTTGCTGTTGAGAATAGAAGAAGAGATTGCACGCGTTTGTTATTAGCTAACGGTGCCGACCCCAGTGTTCGGAACACCCGGGACGGTGATACAGCGTTGCACGTCGCGGCCGGATTGGGCGACGAGCAGATGGTGAAGTTGTTACTTCAAAAGGGAGTGAACAAAGATATTCGGAACAAGACAGGGAAAACTGCGTACGATGTTGCTGCGGAACATGGTCATATGAGACTGTTTGATGCACTTAAGCTTGGTGACAACTTGTGTTTAGCTGCTAGAAAAGGTGAAGTGAGGGCCATCCAGAGGCTGATCGAAAACGGGGCAGCGATCAACGGGAGAGATCAACATGGATGGACCGCATTACATCGAGCATCGTTTAAAGGACGAACGGATGCCGTTAAGATACTGATCGATAAAGGGATCGATATCGATTCAAGAGACGAAGACGGATACACGGCTTTGCATTGTGCTGTGGAATCAGGCCATGCTGAAGTAGTTGAATTGTTGGTAAAAAAAGGCGCAGATGTGGAATCAAGGGCTAACAAAGGTGTTAAACCCTTGCAAATTGCGGATTCATTACATTATGTAGGCATCAGCAGGATATTGATCCATGGCGGTGCAACGACAACCGGTGGCATGCCACGAGTCAGCGCTATGCCGGATTCAGTTCCGTTCGGAAACGGTAAAATCGGGAAAGAGATCGAGACTAAGAAAGCACCAATGAAACGGAGACCGACAAAGGCAAGAGCTGTCCGCGGTAGCTTCGATAGATCGCTGCCATTGGCAGTCATATAG